A single window of Uloborus diversus isolate 005 chromosome 5, Udiv.v.3.1, whole genome shotgun sequence DNA harbors:
- the LOC129222465 gene encoding uncharacterized protein LOC129222465, producing MGEPKVTSTYGTTAFRLHDFIWDNETSGIQPDQSRQKENAFLLGISFVGGFVLGVVIHLVYHFFVRWILTRHLPAAPDTELSNGVCNLAFIGDDWRPPGDDPPSYSTVVQSEDNAMTFWSRFFKREKNTNDPQEEPPPSYSNAVEELRRDRRTSSF from the exons ATGG gTGAACCGAAGGTAACGTCCACTTACGGCACCACTGCTTTCAGATTGCATGACTTCATCTGGGACAATGAAACTTCGGGGATTCAACCTGATCAGTCCAGGCAGAAAGAGAACgcatttttgttgggaatatctTTCGTTGGTGGTTTCGTGCTCGGAGTCGTCATACACTTGGTATACCACTTTTTCGTGAGGTGGATCTTGACCCGCCATCTACCTGCTGCACCAGATACGGAATTATCCAACGGAGTCTGCAATCTGGCTTTCATTGGAGATGACTGGAGGCCTCCTGGTGACGATCCACCCTCGTACTCGACGGTTGTACAGTCAGAAGATAACGCAATGACATTCTGGTCCAggttttttaagagagaaaagaACACCAATGATCCCCAAGAAGAGCCTCCACCAAGTTATTCTAATGCAGTAGAAGAATTGCGGAGGGATCGGAGGACCTCTTCgttctaa